The Geomonas ferrireducens DNA segment ACAGGATGGCTCGAAAAGTCATGCATCCATGATGCACCGAAGCGGGAATTTTGGTTATCACGAAACCAAGGACGTCAAGATCCTGGAGTTGCCTTATGTGGGCGACCAGTTGTCCATGGTGCTTATGCTGCCCAACGATGCCGCCGGATTCTCCCGCCTTGAAAGCAAGCTGACGGCCTCGAATCTTGAGTCCTGGATTTCCGGCATAGGGAATCGTTTCGTCGATGTCGAGCTGCCGAAATTCAAATTTTACTGGGGTACCCACGACCTTACAGAGCCGCTGCAATTCTTGGGGATGCGGAAACCTTTCGAGGGGCAAGCCGATTTTTCAGGGATGGATGGGAAGGGACCGTTCAAAATTGGAAATCTCCTGCACAAGGCATTCGTGGAGGTCAACGAGGAAGGCACCGAAGCGGCGGCGGCTACAGCCGCAGTTACAGTCTATGGGGCGCGCCCGAGGATCATGACGTTCAAAGCGGACCGCCCCTTTCTTTTTCTCATCCGGGAGAACTCAACCGGAAGCATCCTGTTCTTGGGAAGGGTGCTCGATCCGAGTTCTAGTCAAACCTGAAGCGTTCTACGCAGCAGCTCAAAGATTGCTTTCAAAAACTCGCTCCTTTGCGACCTGGTAACGAAGCTCAACCATTCCGGTACCCATCTGCTGAACTGACGTTAGGCTTAGCACCGGGCTCAGGATGCGCCGCGGAAGTAGCGGCTTCCCCTTGCCCAAGGTCACCGAGCCGACCTGAACGATGAGTTCATCAAGCAGTCCGGCGTCGTAGAACTGTCCAGCCAGGTCGCCGCCGCCAACGACCCAAACATTCTTCTCTTTCGCGGCTGCGCGTATCTCGCCGAACACATCTGCTACGTTCCCTCTGAAGAACCTGATGTCGGCTCCCTGGACCACGGGAAGGTTACGGCTGGTAAATATCCACGTTGGTTGCGTATATGGCCATGGGGAACCGGTCTCCGCAGCGACAGAGTCCGCATTTCGGAGGATCCACTCATAAGTGGAAGACCCCATGGCCAATGCGCCGACATCAGTGATGAACGTCGGGTAGCTGGACGCTTCCAGGCTTCCAAGCGGAAAGAGCCAGTCCAACGAATCCGTCTCAGTCGCAATGAAGCCATCAAGCGTTGATGCGACATAGTACTGCGTTTTCACGAATACAAATCTCCTATG contains these protein-coding regions:
- a CDS encoding dihydrofolate reductase family protein is translated as MKTQYYVASTLDGFIATETDSLDWLFPLGSLEASSYPTFITDVGALAMGSSTYEWILRNADSVAAETGSPWPYTQPTWIFTSRNLPVVQGADIRFFRGNVADVFGEIRAAAKEKNVWVVGGGDLAGQFYDAGLLDELIVQVGSVTLGKGKPLLPRRILSPVLSLTSVQQMGTGMVELRYQVAKERVFESNL